One region of Skermanella mucosa genomic DNA includes:
- the gmd gene encoding GDP-mannose 4,6-dehydratase: MKRALITGVTGQDGAYLSELLLGKGYEVYGMLRRSSSADVVDSRLRWLGIEKDIRYVDGNLTDLSGLIRTFKEVKPDEVYNLAAQSFVKSSWQQPLLTGTVTGLGTANVLEAVRLECPTARFYQASSSEMYGLIQEPVQTETTPFYPRSPYAAAKLYAHWMTVNYRESFDLHASSGILFNHESPLRGIEFVTRKVTDGVARIKLGLEKELRLGNIDAKRDWGHSKDYVRAMWLMLQQDVPDDYVIATGRTTTVRDMCRIAFDHVGLKADDHIVICPDLFRPAEVDVLLGDSTKAREKFGWVPEIGLEEMIREMVDVDLQRVRRNMK, encoded by the coding sequence ATGAAGCGCGCGTTGATTACCGGTGTTACCGGACAGGACGGAGCTTATCTGTCTGAACTTCTGCTCGGCAAAGGGTATGAAGTTTACGGCATGCTGCGGCGCAGCAGCTCGGCGGATGTGGTGGATTCGCGCCTGCGGTGGCTCGGGATCGAAAAGGACATCAGGTACGTCGACGGGAATCTCACCGATCTGTCCGGTCTGATCAGGACCTTCAAGGAGGTCAAGCCGGACGAGGTATACAATCTCGCGGCCCAGTCCTTCGTCAAGTCGTCCTGGCAGCAGCCCCTCCTGACCGGCACCGTCACCGGCCTGGGCACGGCCAACGTTCTGGAGGCGGTCCGCCTGGAGTGCCCGACCGCGCGCTTCTATCAGGCATCCTCGTCCGAGATGTACGGGTTGATCCAGGAACCCGTCCAGACGGAGACGACCCCTTTCTACCCGCGCTCGCCCTATGCCGCCGCCAAGCTGTACGCCCATTGGATGACGGTCAATTACCGCGAGAGCTTCGACCTGCACGCCAGCAGCGGCATCCTGTTCAACCATGAATCCCCGCTGCGCGGCATCGAGTTCGTGACCCGCAAGGTCACCGACGGCGTCGCCCGGATCAAGCTCGGCCTGGAGAAGGAGCTTCGGCTCGGCAACATCGACGCGAAGCGCGACTGGGGGCATTCGAAGGATTATGTCCGGGCCATGTGGCTGATGCTTCAGCAGGACGTGCCCGACGACTACGTGATCGCGACCGGACGCACGACGACCGTCCGCGACATGTGCAGGATCGCCTTCGACCATGTCGGCCTGAAGGCTGACGATCATATCGTGATCTGCCCCGATCTGTTCCGGCCGGCCGAGGTCGATGTCCTGCTGGGCGACTCGACGAAGGCTCGGGAAAAGTTCGGCTGGGTCCCGGAAATCGGCCTTGAAGAGATGATCCGCGAAATGGTGGATGTCGATCTTCAGCGTGTCCGCCGGAACATGAAGTAG
- a CDS encoding alpha/beta hydrolase, producing MTEPTGTASDRPPPRMPRGRRRLALLLASLLAAGCTASPAERGSAAAGIAAEGGLARSTLRSGGFDIAVWSRFDKPGEPVHVYVEGDGYAWSSPSDPSSDPTPLNPMALRLAARDGGPNVLYLARPCQFRPAGSRDSCEPAFWTSRRLAEPVVAALDGAIDRAVPASSRRLVLIGYSGGGGAVVLLAARRPDVTAVVSVAGNLATAAWTSHHRITPLSGSLDPSDSARSLGALPQLHLVGARDGIVPRLVADSYARRAAPDACLRILQVPGASHDKGWLDEWPAALREIPDCTAVPPRPAPIR from the coding sequence GTGACTGAGCCCACCGGCACCGCGTCCGATCGGCCGCCGCCGCGGATGCCGCGGGGGCGCCGCCGGCTGGCGCTTCTCCTGGCTTCGCTTCTCGCCGCCGGCTGCACGGCCAGCCCGGCCGAGCGCGGATCGGCGGCGGCCGGCATCGCGGCCGAAGGCGGGTTGGCCCGGTCCACCCTGCGCTCCGGCGGGTTCGACATCGCCGTCTGGTCGCGCTTCGACAAGCCGGGCGAACCCGTCCACGTCTATGTCGAGGGCGACGGCTACGCCTGGTCGTCGCCCTCCGACCCGTCGTCGGATCCCACTCCGCTCAACCCCATGGCGTTGCGGCTCGCCGCGCGGGACGGCGGACCCAACGTCCTGTACCTGGCGCGGCCGTGCCAGTTCCGGCCGGCGGGCTCCCGCGACTCGTGCGAGCCGGCGTTCTGGACCTCGCGCCGCCTCGCCGAGCCGGTGGTGGCGGCGCTGGACGGCGCGATCGACCGGGCGGTTCCGGCATCTTCCCGAAGGCTCGTGCTGATCGGTTATTCGGGCGGGGGCGGCGCCGTCGTCCTGCTGGCGGCCAGGCGGCCCGACGTGACGGCCGTGGTCAGCGTGGCGGGAAACCTCGCCACTGCGGCGTGGACATCCCACCATCGGATCACGCCGCTGTCCGGATCGCTCGACCCGTCCGACTCGGCGCGCAGCCTGGGCGCCTTGCCGCAACTGCACCTGGTCGGCGCGCGGGACGGCATCGTGCCCCGGCTGGTCGCCGACAGCTACGCCCGGCGCGCGGCGCCCGATGCCTGCCTGCGCATCCTGCAGGTCCCCGGTGCCAGCCACGACAAGGGCTGGCTGGATGAGTGGCCGGCGGCGCTCCGGGAAATTCCCGATTGCACGGCCGTGCCGCCCCGTCCGGCTCCGATTCGATGA
- a CDS encoding glycosyltransferase family 4 protein: MRIVLDLQSRQSPSRVRGIGRYSLALARHLATLATGHEVIVALNGALPDTVDAVRADLDGVVPAERIVTWSQPGGVGSVTGDSRWRARAAERLRERFLESLRPDVLHVSSLFEGLGDDVTTSIGEVAADLPTAVTLYDLIPLVRRDVYLANPAVADWYERKLASLRRADLWLAISDHTRREGIELLGLPEDRVRSISSAVDPMFRPVKPADEAALRRRYGLEKPFVLYTATVEPHKNVEGLFTAYGKLSPQVRRTHRLAIVCRIDDHNLARLNAAARRAGLRDDDYVITGYVPDEDLLALYSICRLYVFPSLHEGFGLPALEAMACGAPVIASDSTSLPEVVGRRDALFDAGSPDAVAGAMERALGDEGFLADLRRHGLARARLFSWESTARKALDAFEELHDRRRESSRAAVRGPLTRRPRLAFVCPLKPEENRFSRHAGAVLPELARYYDIECVVRQDLVEDGFARSNLPIRSASWFAGNGARYDRVLYHLGDDAVLHPWVSDLLSQWPGTVALHDDGLGGALSLLPPAEGRPDPWSAELYRSHGWTAVVERLRAEDPDAVAAKYPCLGSIVENAAGIIRPDPDRSPARMAELYRDALEDHAANSRMARLDRLADDVMAISAPDAPGPEDWEKVLACAAENLPPAVPVRQFLIDVSELVQRDAGTGIQRVTKNITLKLLENPPAGFRVEPVFDDGSGVFRYARALTAKLIGMPGKGLGDDLIDTRPGDVLLGLDLVAHQITGRRELNRRLRHRGVRVFYVVYDLLPVLRPQWFPPFPLFRTWLQAICREADGLVCISRSVAQQLLDHLPELGVERQTPLKIGHFHLGADIDTKAGAVSDGVASLLERPTLKFLVVGTVEPRKGHAQCLAAFEELWAAGADVDLVLVGKQGWMVDELAARMRGHVEAGRRLHWLDKASDADLNALYAECTALLGMSQDEGFGLPLIEAAKHGLPIIARDIPVFREIAGDHAAYFSGMEGHDFAEALSAWIERRRRGDVPDSGSMPWLTWARAAEQLVDAILHNRWDAAWLPGAADQGRRADAGEDEGSSAGGPAVTGGGEREPPRLARRA, encoded by the coding sequence ATGCGTATCGTCCTGGACCTGCAGTCCCGCCAATCGCCGAGCCGTGTCCGCGGCATCGGGCGCTATTCCCTGGCCCTGGCGCGCCACCTGGCGACGCTGGCGACCGGCCACGAGGTCATCGTCGCGCTGAACGGGGCGCTGCCCGACACGGTCGACGCGGTCCGCGCCGACCTGGACGGGGTCGTCCCCGCGGAGCGGATCGTCACCTGGTCCCAGCCCGGCGGCGTCGGGTCGGTGACGGGGGACAGCCGCTGGCGCGCCCGCGCCGCGGAGCGGCTGCGCGAGCGGTTTCTCGAGTCGCTGCGGCCGGACGTCCTGCACGTGTCGAGCCTGTTCGAGGGGCTGGGCGACGACGTGACCACCTCCATCGGGGAGGTCGCCGCCGACCTGCCGACGGCGGTCACGCTGTACGACCTGATCCCGCTGGTCCGGCGCGACGTCTACCTGGCCAACCCCGCGGTCGCCGACTGGTACGAGCGCAAGCTTGCGTCGCTGCGGCGGGCCGACCTGTGGCTGGCGATCTCCGACCATACGCGGCGGGAGGGAATCGAACTGCTGGGCCTGCCGGAGGACCGGGTGCGGTCGATCTCCTCCGCGGTCGACCCGATGTTCCGCCCGGTCAAGCCGGCTGACGAGGCGGCGCTGCGGCGGCGCTACGGCCTGGAAAAGCCGTTCGTCCTGTATACGGCGACCGTCGAGCCGCACAAGAACGTGGAAGGGCTGTTCACGGCTTACGGGAAACTGTCGCCGCAGGTGCGCCGGACCCACCGGCTGGCGATCGTCTGCCGGATCGACGACCACAACCTGGCGCGGCTGAACGCCGCCGCCCGCCGGGCCGGGCTGCGCGACGACGACTACGTCATCACCGGCTACGTCCCGGACGAGGATCTGCTGGCGCTCTACTCCATCTGCCGGCTCTACGTCTTCCCGTCGCTCCACGAGGGCTTCGGCCTGCCGGCGCTGGAGGCGATGGCCTGCGGCGCTCCGGTAATCGCGTCGGACTCGACGAGCCTGCCCGAGGTGGTCGGCCGCCGGGACGCCCTGTTCGACGCCGGATCGCCCGATGCCGTCGCGGGCGCCATGGAGCGGGCGCTGGGCGACGAAGGCTTCCTCGCGGACCTGCGCCGGCACGGCCTTGCCCGCGCCCGCCTGTTCAGCTGGGAGAGCACGGCGCGCAAGGCGCTCGACGCCTTCGAGGAACTGCATGACCGCCGGCGCGAAAGCTCCCGCGCCGCGGTGCGCGGGCCGCTGACGCGGCGGCCCCGGCTGGCTTTCGTCTGCCCTCTGAAGCCGGAGGAGAACCGGTTCTCCCGCCACGCCGGCGCGGTGCTGCCGGAACTGGCCCGCTACTACGACATCGAGTGCGTCGTTCGCCAGGATCTGGTCGAGGACGGCTTCGCCCGGTCGAACCTGCCCATCCGATCCGCCTCGTGGTTCGCCGGGAACGGGGCGCGCTACGACCGCGTGCTCTATCACCTGGGCGACGACGCCGTCCTCCATCCCTGGGTTTCGGACCTGCTCAGCCAGTGGCCGGGCACCGTCGCGCTGCATGACGATGGCCTGGGCGGCGCGCTGTCGCTCCTGCCGCCCGCCGAAGGGCGGCCCGATCCCTGGAGCGCCGAGCTTTACCGCTCCCACGGCTGGACGGCGGTGGTCGAGCGCCTGCGGGCCGAAGACCCCGATGCCGTCGCGGCGAAGTACCCGTGCCTCGGCTCCATCGTCGAGAACGCCGCCGGGATCATCCGGCCCGATCCGGACCGCAGCCCGGCCCGCATGGCCGAGCTTTACCGCGACGCGCTGGAGGACCATGCCGCGAATTCCCGCATGGCGCGCCTGGACCGGCTGGCCGACGACGTCATGGCGATCTCCGCCCCCGACGCTCCCGGTCCGGAGGATTGGGAGAAGGTGCTGGCCTGCGCCGCCGAGAACCTGCCTCCGGCAGTACCGGTCCGCCAGTTCCTGATCGACGTGTCGGAACTCGTGCAGCGCGATGCCGGCACCGGCATCCAGCGCGTCACGAAGAACATCACCCTGAAGCTCCTGGAGAACCCGCCGGCCGGCTTCCGGGTCGAGCCGGTCTTCGACGACGGTTCAGGGGTCTTCCGCTACGCCCGCGCGCTGACGGCGAAGCTGATCGGCATGCCCGGCAAGGGGCTCGGGGACGACCTGATCGACACCCGGCCGGGCGACGTGCTGCTGGGCCTGGACCTGGTGGCGCACCAGATCACCGGGCGGCGGGAGTTGAACCGCCGCCTGAGGCATCGGGGCGTCCGCGTCTTCTACGTCGTGTACGACCTGCTGCCGGTCCTGCGGCCGCAATGGTTCCCGCCCTTCCCGCTGTTCCGCACCTGGCTCCAAGCGATCTGCCGCGAGGCGGACGGGCTGGTCTGCATCTCGCGATCGGTGGCGCAGCAGCTGCTGGACCACCTGCCGGAACTGGGTGTCGAGCGGCAGACGCCGCTGAAGATCGGTCATTTCCATCTCGGCGCGGATATCGACACCAAGGCGGGTGCGGTATCGGACGGGGTGGCGTCCCTGCTGGAACGGCCGACCCTGAAGTTCCTGGTGGTCGGCACGGTCGAGCCCAGGAAGGGCCATGCCCAGTGCCTCGCCGCCTTCGAGGAACTGTGGGCCGCCGGAGCCGACGTCGACCTCGTCCTGGTCGGCAAGCAGGGTTGGATGGTCGATGAACTGGCCGCCAGGATGCGTGGCCACGTCGAGGCCGGCAGGCGGCTCCACTGGCTCGACAAGGCGTCGGACGCCGATCTGAACGCGCTCTACGCGGAATGCACCGCGCTGCTCGGCATGTCGCAGGACGAGGGCTTCGGGCTGCCGCTGATCGAGGCCGCCAAGCATGGCCTGCCGATCATCGCGCGGGACATCCCGGTGTTCCGGGAGATCGCCGGCGATCATGCGGCATATTTCTCCGGGATGGAGGGGCATGACTTCGCGGAGGCGCTGTCCGCCTGGATCGAACGCCGCCGGCGCGGCGACGTGCCGGATTCCGGGAGCATGCCCTGGCTGACCTGGGCGCGTGCGGCGGAACAGCTCGTCGACGCCATCCTCCACAATCGATGGGACGCCGCCTGGCTCCCGGGGGCTGCCGACCAGGGACGGCGGGCGGACGCCGGGGAGGATGAAGGTTCAAGCGCCGGCGGACCGGCCGTGACGGGCGGCGGCGAGCGGGAGCCGCCCCGCCTGGCGCGGCGTGCCTGA
- a CDS encoding ABC transporter ATP-binding protein — protein MPLISIRNITKKYHTFASDWDRFVEAITNGKVRRRHEHWILKGVSLEAEPGESIGIIGYNGAGKSTLLKIVLGVSTPDSGTVAINGRVAGLLELGVGFHPEFTGRENATISCQLLGLDPAEIPPLVEEIKRFSELEDYFDEPMRTYSTGMQMRLAFSASTAVRPEILVVDEALAVGDAYFQHKSMARIRRFREAGTTLFLVSHDPTAIKNLCDRALILEEGVVIRDGRPDEVLDYYQAMVNRRKKDEEIRQFSNDGVVVTRSGDARMEISAIQVLDMDGNPGRVFRTGETARIRQTITCNDPGVRPNVGIMIRDRLGNHIYGTNTHLKKVAIDDRFEAGTRFHVDFDVELRLGAGSYNVSVAVVDDALHSSHLDWIDQAVVFQVMPDGVPDFAGLTPLPARLSYGLGPGIEAGQGAADQRLGADRVEAGD, from the coding sequence ATGCCCCTGATCAGCATCCGGAACATCACCAAGAAGTATCATACCTTCGCCAGCGACTGGGACCGCTTCGTCGAGGCGATCACCAACGGCAAGGTCCGGCGCCGCCACGAGCACTGGATCCTGAAGGGGGTCTCGCTGGAGGCGGAGCCGGGCGAGTCGATCGGCATCATCGGCTACAACGGCGCCGGCAAGAGCACCCTTCTGAAGATCGTGCTGGGCGTCTCGACGCCCGACAGCGGCACCGTCGCGATCAACGGCCGGGTCGCCGGGCTGCTGGAGCTGGGCGTGGGCTTCCATCCCGAATTCACCGGCCGGGAGAACGCGACGATCAGCTGCCAGCTCCTCGGCCTCGACCCGGCGGAGATCCCGCCGCTGGTCGAGGAGATCAAGCGTTTCTCGGAGCTGGAGGACTATTTCGACGAGCCGATGCGGACATATTCCACCGGCATGCAGATGCGCCTCGCCTTCAGCGCGTCCACCGCGGTCCGCCCGGAGATCCTGGTGGTCGACGAGGCGCTGGCGGTCGGCGACGCCTATTTCCAGCACAAGTCGATGGCCCGCATCCGGCGATTCCGCGAGGCCGGGACGACCCTGTTCCTCGTCTCCCACGATCCCACCGCGATCAAGAACCTGTGCGACCGGGCGCTCATCCTCGAGGAGGGCGTGGTGATCCGCGACGGCCGGCCGGACGAGGTCCTGGACTACTACCAGGCCATGGTCAACCGGCGGAAGAAGGACGAGGAGATCCGCCAGTTCAGCAACGACGGCGTCGTCGTCACCCGCAGCGGCGACGCCCGGATGGAGATCTCCGCCATCCAGGTCCTCGACATGGATGGCAATCCCGGCCGGGTGTTCAGGACGGGGGAGACGGCCCGCATCCGGCAGACCATCACCTGCAACGATCCCGGCGTCCGGCCCAATGTCGGCATCATGATCCGCGACCGGCTGGGCAACCACATCTACGGCACCAACACTCACCTGAAGAAGGTCGCGATCGACGACCGCTTCGAGGCCGGGACCCGGTTCCACGTGGATTTCGACGTCGAGCTCCGGCTGGGCGCCGGGTCGTACAACGTGTCCGTCGCCGTGGTCGACGACGCGCTGCACAGCAGCCATCTCGACTGGATCGACCAGGCCGTCGTCTTCCAGGTCATGCCCGACGGCGTGCCCGACTTCGCCGGGCTGACGCCGCTGCCGGCCCGCCTTTCCTACGGCCTGGGGCCCGGGATCGAAGCCGGGCAGGGGGCCGCGGACCAGCGGCTCGGTGCCGACCGGGTGGAGGCGGGAGACTGA
- a CDS encoding glycosyltransferase family 4 protein produces MTVSPRKTARSLWRSMPPGLRRSLLFGTTRLAAPAARLPGPPPAEPVVVVGPISSATGLGEGARLCMRALRAQGLDVRGFDVSQVMLGGDPAEPIDPGAAVGPGPGTVILHVNAPLAPLALLMLGRAAVKAKRIIGYFAWELPDLPADWIAALPHVHEIWVPSRFTADAFRRHTDRPVRIVAHPVATPGRTRPAGEQAGAPFTVLTPFNMASGFTRKNPVAAVQAFKLAFGPADEARLILKTHHVPSYPAGRDRLAEAIDGDPRISILDGTMDRKELDALIAGSDAVMLLHRSEGFGLPLAEAMGHGVPVVATNWSGNTDFMDFGNSCPVSYCLVPALDPQGSYHYADQVWAEPSVDNAARQLGLLAESPDARARMGEAATATIRRRCSAEAYAQTLGALLLTGADV; encoded by the coding sequence ATGACGGTATCCCCCCGGAAGACCGCCCGCTCGCTGTGGCGCAGCATGCCGCCGGGACTGCGACGGTCGCTGCTGTTCGGCACCACCCGGCTGGCCGCTCCCGCCGCACGGCTGCCCGGCCCGCCGCCGGCCGAGCCGGTGGTCGTCGTGGGACCCATCTCCAGCGCCACCGGACTGGGCGAGGGGGCGCGGCTCTGCATGCGCGCGCTCCGCGCCCAGGGATTGGACGTCCGGGGCTTCGACGTCAGCCAGGTCATGCTCGGCGGCGATCCGGCGGAGCCGATCGACCCCGGGGCCGCGGTCGGACCGGGGCCGGGCACCGTGATCCTGCACGTCAACGCGCCGCTGGCGCCGCTGGCCCTGCTGATGCTGGGAAGGGCGGCGGTCAAGGCCAAGCGGATCATCGGCTACTTCGCCTGGGAACTGCCCGACCTGCCGGCCGACTGGATCGCCGCCCTGCCCCATGTCCACGAGATCTGGGTTCCCAGCCGGTTCACCGCCGACGCGTTCCGGCGGCACACCGACCGGCCGGTGCGGATCGTAGCCCATCCGGTCGCGACGCCGGGCCGCACGCGGCCGGCCGGCGAGCAGGCCGGCGCGCCCTTCACGGTGCTCACCCCGTTCAACATGGCGTCCGGCTTCACCCGGAAGAACCCGGTGGCGGCGGTCCAGGCGTTCAAGCTGGCCTTCGGGCCGGCCGACGAGGCGCGGCTGATCCTGAAGACGCACCATGTCCCGTCATATCCGGCGGGCCGGGACCGGCTGGCCGAGGCGATCGACGGCGATCCGCGCATCAGCATCCTCGACGGCACGATGGACCGGAAGGAGCTGGACGCGCTGATCGCCGGCAGCGATGCCGTCATGCTGCTGCACCGGTCCGAAGGGTTCGGCCTGCCGCTTGCGGAGGCGATGGGGCATGGCGTGCCGGTCGTCGCCACGAACTGGTCGGGCAATACGGACTTCATGGATTTCGGCAACTCCTGCCCGGTCTCCTACTGCCTGGTGCCCGCCCTCGACCCCCAGGGAAGCTACCACTACGCCGACCAGGTCTGGGCCGAGCCCTCGGTGGATAACGCCGCCCGGCAACTGGGCCTGCTGGCGGAAAGCCCTGACGCCCGCGCCCGCATGGGAGAGGCCGCCACCGCGACGATCCGCCGGCGCTGTTCGGCCGAGGCCTATGCCCAGACCCTGGGCGCTCTGCTGTTGACCGGCGCAGATGTCTAG
- a CDS encoding ABC transporter permease — protein MNAVITKIPFAEPLWRYRAFIWSAATREMRLQSMNSVLGWLWPVLNAAALILLYMTLFVEVLKSRLPGSDDSMSYAIYLCVGIITWTYFSNTILRSLNIFGENAMLLKKAGFPKITLPIIVIVSQGVHFAIMLGVFAVLLIVTGRIPGWALLGMVPLLVLQQTIAISLGMLLGTLNVFFRDVGQAIGIVLTFWFWLTPIVYPLSILPPAVASFVTNWNPMTRIITGYHDIALNNAMPDPAAYVGHAVLAMLLFALAYFCFKRLYSAVQDYL, from the coding sequence ATGAATGCGGTGATCACGAAAATTCCCTTTGCTGAGCCGCTGTGGCGCTACCGGGCTTTCATCTGGAGCGCCGCCACCCGTGAGATGCGCCTGCAGTCGATGAATTCCGTGCTCGGCTGGCTGTGGCCGGTGCTGAACGCCGCGGCCCTCATCCTGCTGTACATGACGCTGTTCGTGGAGGTGCTGAAAAGCAGGCTGCCGGGTTCCGACGACAGCATGTCCTATGCGATCTACCTGTGCGTCGGCATCATCACCTGGACCTATTTCTCCAACACCATCCTGCGCTCGCTGAACATCTTCGGCGAGAACGCCATGCTGCTGAAGAAGGCGGGGTTTCCGAAGATCACGCTGCCGATCATCGTGATCGTGTCCCAGGGCGTCCATTTCGCGATCATGCTGGGGGTCTTCGCCGTCCTGCTGATCGTCACCGGGCGGATCCCCGGATGGGCCCTGCTGGGCATGGTCCCGCTGCTGGTCCTGCAGCAGACCATCGCGATCTCGCTTGGCATGCTGCTCGGCACGCTCAACGTCTTCTTCCGGGACGTCGGGCAGGCGATCGGGATCGTGCTGACCTTCTGGTTCTGGCTGACACCCATCGTCTACCCGCTGTCGATCCTGCCGCCGGCGGTCGCCTCGTTCGTCACCAACTGGAACCCGATGACCCGGATCATCACCGGATACCACGACATCGCGCTCAACAACGCCATGCCGGACCCGGCCGCCTATGTCGGCCACGCGGTGCTGGCGATGTTGCTGTTCGCGCTGGCCTATTTCTGCTTCAAGCGTCTGTACAGCGCGGTCCAGGACTATCTCTGA
- a CDS encoding FkbM family methyltransferase: MTFISYAQNYEDIMLFRALRDVEQGFYVDVGANSPDEHSVTRAFYERGWHGINIEPVLEFHRQLLAARPRDVNLPIAVADRTGFIDFHDVAGTGLSTISPEIADNHRAAGYQVTKRGVVVETLDEVFRKYVTGDVHFLKIDVEGLEDSVLRGLSLAEVRPWIIVVEATEVLSQVQNHASWDPWLKERDYSFVYFDGLNRFYVADEHSGLARSFQSPPNVFDDWMRVGDRQAHDRANVLTAKLEEEREAHKGELEILRTQVEEWKARAAAAQAAETARRAEDEARRLELQTRLGELMRALDEAAATAARRSEREAKLLDQMADLSAQAAGLRAGMAGLRKGMGGSAQAEADALRHRVSELEHASSVAKLQLDAVLTSSSWRITAPMRGVKMAAATLAKSMGGADGSRPGPSLVSRAAHWSARQPMLKRAAVAVLARSPALERKVRSLVAPPPGVPPTVVADIPQPRRPDGSGPAIVSRSPSPAEAIVETAFRRALSRAR; this comes from the coding sequence ATGACCTTTATTTCCTACGCCCAGAACTACGAAGACATCATGCTGTTCCGCGCCCTGCGCGACGTGGAGCAGGGCTTCTATGTCGATGTCGGCGCCAACAGCCCGGACGAGCATTCGGTGACCCGTGCCTTCTATGAGCGAGGATGGCACGGGATCAACATCGAGCCGGTCCTGGAATTCCACCGGCAATTGCTGGCGGCGCGTCCGCGTGACGTCAACCTGCCGATCGCCGTCGCCGACCGGACCGGGTTCATCGATTTCCACGACGTGGCCGGCACGGGCCTCTCCACGATCAGCCCGGAAATCGCCGACAACCACCGCGCGGCCGGCTATCAGGTCACGAAGCGCGGCGTCGTCGTCGAGACCCTCGACGAGGTGTTCAGGAAATACGTGACCGGCGACGTCCATTTCCTCAAGATCGACGTGGAGGGGCTGGAGGACTCGGTCCTGCGGGGGCTATCCCTCGCGGAAGTCCGGCCCTGGATCATCGTCGTCGAGGCGACGGAAGTGCTGAGCCAGGTCCAGAACCATGCGTCCTGGGACCCCTGGCTGAAGGAAAGGGATTATTCCTTCGTCTATTTCGACGGGCTCAACCGCTTCTACGTGGCGGACGAGCATTCCGGCCTGGCCCGCTCCTTCCAGAGCCCGCCCAATGTCTTCGACGACTGGATGCGGGTCGGCGACCGCCAGGCGCACGACAGGGCGAACGTGCTCACCGCCAAGCTGGAGGAGGAGCGGGAGGCGCACAAGGGCGAGCTGGAGATCCTGAGGACCCAGGTCGAGGAATGGAAGGCCCGGGCCGCGGCTGCCCAGGCCGCCGAAACCGCCCGCCGGGCCGAGGACGAGGCGCGGCGGCTGGAACTGCAGACGCGGCTGGGCGAGCTGATGCGTGCCCTCGACGAGGCTGCCGCGACGGCGGCCCGGAGGTCGGAGCGGGAGGCGAAGCTGCTCGACCAGATGGCGGACCTGTCCGCCCAGGCCGCCGGCCTGAGGGCCGGCATGGCGGGCCTGCGGAAGGGAATGGGCGGTTCGGCGCAGGCCGAGGCCGACGCGCTGAGGCACCGGGTGTCCGAGCTGGAGCACGCCTCGTCGGTGGCCAAGCTGCAGCTGGACGCCGTCCTGACCAGCTCCTCCTGGCGGATCACGGCGCCGATGCGCGGGGTCAAGATGGCCGCCGCGACTCTTGCCAAGTCCATGGGAGGCGCCGATGGCTCCCGGCCGGGTCCCTCCCTGGTCAGCCGCGCGGCCCACTGGTCGGCGCGCCAACCCATGCTCAAGCGGGCCGCGGTGGCCGTCCTGGCGAGGAGTCCCGCGCTGGAGCGCAAGGTCCGCTCCCTGGTGGCGCCGCCGCCGGGGGTGCCGCCGACCGTTGTCGCCGACATTCCGCAGCCGCGCCGGCCGGACGGGTCAGGCCCCGCCATCGTCTCCCGAAGCCCGTCCCCGGCGGAAGCCATCGTCGAAACCGCTTTCCGCCGCGCTCTCTCTCGCGCGCGCTGA
- a CDS encoding GDP-mannose 4,6-dehydratase: MPLKVLVTGGTGFVGGHLIPALDGTLAEGSEIVVGTSRPDSERAGAAIPSGRIPVRLIGMDVTDAAQVSAAVRAEQPTHLVHLAAIAAVTAATRDPRFAWNVNLGGTLNVALAVADECPSCRILFSSSSEVYGASFKAGVPLDEGALLQPANPYAASKAAADLMLGQMALQGVAVTRVRPFNHTGSGQGEQFAIPSFAAQIARIELGLQEPVIRVGWLDAVRDFLDVGDVVDGYVRIIRSADRLPPGCIINLASGTGRRIGDLLDRLVSMSTVPIELVRDPARFRASDTPSVVGDSGRARELLGWEPKRDMDDTLRSVLDYWRKHLGRND; this comes from the coding sequence GTGCCGCTCAAGGTCCTGGTAACGGGGGGAACCGGTTTCGTAGGCGGTCACCTGATCCCCGCGCTGGACGGGACGCTGGCGGAGGGTAGCGAGATCGTCGTCGGCACCTCCCGGCCGGACAGCGAGCGGGCGGGCGCGGCGATTCCGTCCGGCCGCATTCCGGTCCGCCTGATAGGCATGGACGTCACCGACGCGGCGCAGGTCAGCGCCGCCGTCCGGGCCGAACAGCCGACCCATCTGGTGCATCTCGCGGCGATCGCGGCCGTGACGGCGGCCACCCGGGACCCGCGTTTCGCCTGGAACGTCAATCTCGGCGGCACGTTGAACGTCGCCCTGGCGGTGGCTGACGAGTGCCCGTCGTGCCGCATCCTGTTCAGCAGCAGTTCGGAAGTCTACGGCGCCAGCTTCAAGGCCGGCGTACCCCTGGACGAGGGGGCGCTGCTTCAGCCGGCCAATCCCTATGCCGCCAGCAAGGCGGCGGCCGACCTGATGCTCGGGCAGATGGCGCTCCAGGGGGTCGCCGTCACCCGGGTGCGGCCGTTCAACCATACCGGTTCCGGCCAGGGCGAGCAGTTCGCCATCCCGTCCTTCGCGGCCCAGATCGCACGGATCGAGCTTGGGTTGCAGGAACCCGTAATCCGCGTCGGTTGGCTGGATGCCGTCCGCGATTTCCTCGATGTCGGGGACGTGGTCGACGGCTATGTCCGGATCATCCGATCGGCCGACCGGCTGCCGCCCGGGTGCATCATCAACCTTGCCTCGGGAACTGGCAGGCGGATCGGCGACCTGCTGGACAGGCTCGTGTCCATGTCGACGGTGCCGATCGAACTGGTCCGGGATCCCGCTCGGTTCCGCGCCAGCGATACGCCCTCGGTCGTCGGCGACAGCGGCCGGGCCCGCGAACTGCTGGGCTGGGAACCGAAGCGCGACATGGACGATACCCTGCGTTCGGTGCTGGATTACTGGCGGAAGCACCTGGGCCGGAACGACTGA